The Manihot esculenta cultivar AM560-2 chromosome 11, M.esculenta_v8, whole genome shotgun sequence genome includes a region encoding these proteins:
- the LOC110626469 gene encoding uncharacterized protein LOC110626469 isoform X2 produces MANGTEAKDMLVAKVRPGLKREFEFAFRAHSEISGSLGRTRARRAEAGGSPVNGTVERSNNKKRLNANGSKEAKKVEMARDLGEKVVDGGDAAEAMREEEAKSDVVELGSGDEEAKVGLIESVPLTMNVDVELVQEKDNGASSMCAEETQRSNEPEMMVLNEDLQDDYYRNHEYQEKSSGSLLNSMNNEGVEKKNDLDEVMVDGGSKEGDRSDQYEEGTSGSAPVLMDENVKNELGKETMNAISESNNDAEVKETMNAISESNNDAEVRGDMNNVSEEGTSRSSIVSTNGEAGVDDSSPVLVNDSNSKLEAKPFRRFTRSLLKPKTETGKESNSKDGAGGNDAKAMANADDTGSSSAANSYSLVKMWRDDASKKFPSKLKDLLDSGILEGLKVKYMRGSKARAPGETGLRGVIRGSGILCFCGACGGNEVVTPGLFELHAGSANKRPPEYIYLENGNTLRDVMNACKDASLETLDEALRLSIGCSSLQKSAFCVNCRGSFAEADAGKSMVVCSQCIRLKDSQAILSVTIDPDKGMPKPPSVPKSADSVSKSSTSRSKSQGRLTTKDLRMHKLVFEEDVLPDGTEVAYYSRGQKLLVGYKKGFCIFCSCCNSEVSPSQFEAHAGWASRRKPYLHIYTSNGVSLHELAISLSKIRKFPTHENDDLCQICRDGGNLLCCDICPRAYHRECLSIREIPDGKWYCKFCLNNFQKEKFVERNANAIAAGRVAGVDPIEQITKRCIRIVKTLESEFGGCVLCRAHDFDKSFGPRTVLLCDQCEREFHVGCLKDHNMEDLKELPKGNWFCCTDCNRIHSALEKLVARGEERLPDSCLNVIKKKSEENILENGNSIDVRWRLLNGKIDPFGDTEALLSEALAIFHEQFDPILVSGTSAKADCDLIPSMVFGVKGQELGGMYCAVLLVNQVVVSSAIIRFFGQELAELPLVATSSKVQGQGYFQALFTCLEKLLGFLNVKNLVLPAAEEAESIWTNKFGFSKLTPEEFLKFRKNYQMMVFQGTSMLQKLVPKCRIVGRPEGG; encoded by the exons ATGGCAAACGGAACGGAGGCTAAGGATATGCTGGTGGCGAAGGTCCGACCAGGTTTAAAACGCGAGTTCGAGTTTGCGTTCAGGGCTCACTCAGAGATTTCTGGGTCTTTGGGTCGGACCCGGGCTAGGCGGGCTGAGGCCGGAGGCTCCCCAGTGAATGGAACTGTAGAGAGatctaataataaaaagagaTTGAATGCCAATGGCTCAAAGGAGGCCAAGAAAGTTGAAATGGCCAGGGATTTGGGGGAGAAAGTGGTGGATGGTGGAGATGCAGCGGAGGCTATGAGGGAAGAAGAGGCGAAAAGTGATGTGGTAGAATTGGGGAGTGGAGATGAAGAGGCAAAGGTTGGCTTGATTGAATCAGTTCCTCTTACAATGAATGTAGATGTAGAACTAGTGCAAGAGAAAGATAATGGAGCCTCTTCAATGTGTGCAGAGGAGACACAGAGGAGTAATGAACCTGAAATGATGGTGTTGAATGAGGATTTGCAGGACGATTACTATAGGAACCATGAATATCAGGAAAAGTCTAGTGGTTCGCTGCTAAATTCCATGAATAACGAGGGTGTAGAGAAAAAGAATGATTTAGATGAGGTTATGGTGGATGGAGGATCCAAAGAAGGTGATAGGAGTGATCAATATGAGGAAGGAACTAGTGGGTCAGCGCCAGTTTTAATGGACGAGAATGTAAAGAACGAATTGGGAAAGGAGACAATGAATGCAATTTCAGAAAGTAACAATGATGCTGAAGTAAAGGAGACAATGAATGCAATTTCAGAAAGTAACAATGATGCTGAAGTGAGGGGTGATATGAACAATGTATCTGAAGAGGGGACTAGCAGGTCGTCCATAGTTTCTACTAATGGGGAAGCAGGTGTTGATGATTCATCGCCAGTTTTGGTTAATGATAGTAATAGTAAGCTGGAGGCGAAGCCTTTTAGGAGGTTTACCAGGTCTTTGCTGAAGCCAAAGACAGAGACAGGGAAAGAATCCAATTCTAAAGATGGTGCTGGAGGGAATGACGCCAAAGCAATGGCAAATGCTGATGATACTGGTAGTTCCTCGGCTGCTAATTCATATTCACTGGTGAAGATGTGGAGAGATGATGCATCAAAGAAGTTCCCATCAAAGTTGAAGGATCTTCTTGATTCGGGTATATTAGAGGGATTAAAGGTGAAGTATATGAGGGGATCTAAG GCCAGAGCACCTGGAGAGACAGGGTTGCGTGGAGTTATCAGGGGATCTGGGATTCTGTGTTTTTGTGGTGCTTGTGGAGGAAATGAA GTGGTTACGCCTGGTTTATTTGAGTTGCATGCTGGCAGTGCAAATAAACGTCCACCAGAGTATATTTACTTGGAGAATGGGAATACACTTCGTGATGTGATGAATGCTTGCAAGGACGCATCATTGGAGACTCTGGATGAAGCCCTTCGGCTTTCCATCGGTTGTTCATCTTTGCAGAAATCAGCTTTCTGTGTTAACTGCAGAG GGTCATTTGCTGAGGCTGATGCTGGAAAATCAATGGTAGTATGTAGTCAATGCATCCGATTGAAAGATTCTCAAGCCATCTTATCAGTGACAATAGATCCAGACAAAGG AATGCCAAAACCACCTTCTGTTCCTAAGTCCGCTGACAGTGTGTCAAAGTCTAGCACATCAAGAAGCAAGAGTCAGGGGAGACTTACAACAAA GGATTTGCGGATGCATAAGTTGGTTTTTGAAGAAGATGTCTTGCCGGATGGAACTGAAGTTGCTTATTATTCTCGAGGACAG AAATTGCTGGTTGGATACAAGAAGGGGTTTTGTATATTTTGTTCTTGCTGCAATTCTGAg GTCAGTCCCTCCCAATTTGAAGCCCATGCTGGTTGGGCATCACGTCGAAAACC TTACCTGCACATTTACACATCTAATGGGGTATCTCTTCATGAATTGGCAATATCACTATCCAAAATTCGGAAATTTCCCACACATGAAAATGATGACCTGTGCCAAATTTGTCGAGATGGTGGGAATCTTTTGTGTTGTGATATATGTCCAAGGGCCTATCATAGAG AATGTCTTTCTATACGGGAAATTCCAGATGGTAAATGGTATTGCAAATTTTGCTTGAATAACTTCCAGAAAGAAAAGTTTGTGGAGCGTAATGCCAATGCAATAGCTGCAGGAAGAGTTGCAGGAGTTGATCCAATAGAACAGATAACAAAGCGATGCATTCGTATTGTGAAGACACTTGAATCTGAATTTGGTGGATGTGTTTTATGCAG GGCCCATGATTTTGATAAGTCATTTGGTCCTCGTACTGTTCTACTTTGTGATCAG TGTGAGAGGGAGTTCCATGTCGGTTGTTTAAAGGACCACAACATGGAGGATCTAAAG GAGTTGCCTAAAGGGAATTGGTTCTGTTGCACAGACTGCAACAGGATTCATTCAGCTTTGGAGAAATTGGTTGCTCGTGGAGAAGAGAGGCTTCCAGATTCTTGTTTAAATGTCATAAAAAAGAAGTCTGAGGAAAACATTTTAGAGAATGGCAACAGCATTGATGTGAGATGGAGGCTACTTAATGGGAAAATAGATCCTTTTGGTGACACTGAAGCATTACTATCTGAAGCCCTTGCTATTTTCCAT GAGCAATTTGATCCTATTCTTGTGTCCGGAACTTCTGCCAAAGCTGATTGTGACCTCATCCCATCAATGGTTTTTGG CGTCAAAGGACAGGAACTGGGTGGCATGTACTGTGCAGTATTGCTTGTCAA CCAAGTAGTTGTGTCATCAGCAATCATTAGGTTTTTTGGCCAGGAATTGGCAGAACTTCCTCTAGTTGCAACTAGTAGCAAAGTCCAAGGACAG GGTTATTTTCAAGCCTTATTTACTTGTTTAGAGAAACTACTTGGGTTTCTCAATGTAAAGAACCTTGTACTTCCTGCAGCCGAGGAAGCTGAATCTATTTGGACAAACAAATTTGGTTTCAGCAAGTTAACCCCAGAAGAG TTTCTGAAATTTAGGAAGAATTATCAAATGATGGTGTTTCAAGGGACATCAATGCTGCAGAAGCTCGTCCCCAAGTGCCGGATTGTCGGTCGACCGGAAGGTGGCTGA
- the LOC110626469 gene encoding uncharacterized protein LOC110626469 isoform X3: MANGTEAKDMLVAKVRPGLKREFEFAFRAHSEISGSLGRTRARRAEAGGSPVNGTVERSNNKKRLNANGSKEAKKVEMARDLGEKVVDGGDAAEAMREEEAKSDVVELGSGDEEAKVGLIESVPLTMNVDVELVQEKDNGASSMCAEETQRSNEPEMMVLNEDLQDDYYRNHEYQEKSSGSLLNSMNNEGVEKKNDLDEVMVDGGSKEGDRSDQYEEGTSGSAPVLMDENVKNELGKETMNAISESNNDAEVRGDMNNVSEEGTSRSSIVSTNGEAGVDDSSPVLVNDSNSKLEAKPFRRFTRSLLKPKTETGKESNSKDGAGGNDAKAMANADDTGSSSAANSYSLVKMWRDDASKKFPSKLKDLLDSGILEGLKVKYMRGSKARAPGETGLRGVIRGSGILCFCGACGGNEVVTPGLFELHAGSANKRPPEYIYLENGNTLRDVMNACKDASLETLDEALRLSIGCSSLQKSAFCVNCRGSFAEADAGKSMVVCSQCIRLKDSQAILSVTIDPDKGMPKPPSVPKSADSVSKSSTSRSKSQGRLTTKDLRMHKLVFEEDVLPDGTEVAYYSRGQKLLVGYKKGFCIFCSCCNSEVSPSQFEAHAGWASRRKPYLHIYTSNGVSLHELAISLSKIRKFPTHENDDLCQICRDGGNLLCCDICPRAYHRECLSIREIPDGKWYCKFCLNNFQKEKFVERNANAIAAGRVAGVDPIEQITKRCIRIVKTLESEFGGCVLCRAHDFDKSFGPRTVLLCDQCEREFHVGCLKDHNMEDLKELPKGNWFCCTDCNRIHSALEKLVARGEERLPDSCLNVIKKKSEENILENGNSIDVRWRLLNGKIDPFGDTEALLSEALAIFHEQFDPILVSGTSAKADCDLIPSMVFGNSVKGQELGGMYCAVLLVNQVVVSSAIIRFFGQELAELPLVATSSKVQGQGYFQALFTCLEKLLGFLNVKNLVLPAAEEAESIWTNKFGFSKLTPEEFLKFRKNYQMMVFQGTSMLQKLVPKCRIVGRPEGG; this comes from the exons ATGGCAAACGGAACGGAGGCTAAGGATATGCTGGTGGCGAAGGTCCGACCAGGTTTAAAACGCGAGTTCGAGTTTGCGTTCAGGGCTCACTCAGAGATTTCTGGGTCTTTGGGTCGGACCCGGGCTAGGCGGGCTGAGGCCGGAGGCTCCCCAGTGAATGGAACTGTAGAGAGatctaataataaaaagagaTTGAATGCCAATGGCTCAAAGGAGGCCAAGAAAGTTGAAATGGCCAGGGATTTGGGGGAGAAAGTGGTGGATGGTGGAGATGCAGCGGAGGCTATGAGGGAAGAAGAGGCGAAAAGTGATGTGGTAGAATTGGGGAGTGGAGATGAAGAGGCAAAGGTTGGCTTGATTGAATCAGTTCCTCTTACAATGAATGTAGATGTAGAACTAGTGCAAGAGAAAGATAATGGAGCCTCTTCAATGTGTGCAGAGGAGACACAGAGGAGTAATGAACCTGAAATGATGGTGTTGAATGAGGATTTGCAGGACGATTACTATAGGAACCATGAATATCAGGAAAAGTCTAGTGGTTCGCTGCTAAATTCCATGAATAACGAGGGTGTAGAGAAAAAGAATGATTTAGATGAGGTTATGGTGGATGGAGGATCCAAAGAAGGTGATAGGAGTGATCAATATGAGGAAGGAACTAGTGGGTCAGCGCCAGTTTTAATGGACGAGAATGTAAAGAACGAATTGGGAAAG GAGACAATGAATGCAATTTCAGAAAGTAACAATGATGCTGAAGTGAGGGGTGATATGAACAATGTATCTGAAGAGGGGACTAGCAGGTCGTCCATAGTTTCTACTAATGGGGAAGCAGGTGTTGATGATTCATCGCCAGTTTTGGTTAATGATAGTAATAGTAAGCTGGAGGCGAAGCCTTTTAGGAGGTTTACCAGGTCTTTGCTGAAGCCAAAGACAGAGACAGGGAAAGAATCCAATTCTAAAGATGGTGCTGGAGGGAATGACGCCAAAGCAATGGCAAATGCTGATGATACTGGTAGTTCCTCGGCTGCTAATTCATATTCACTGGTGAAGATGTGGAGAGATGATGCATCAAAGAAGTTCCCATCAAAGTTGAAGGATCTTCTTGATTCGGGTATATTAGAGGGATTAAAGGTGAAGTATATGAGGGGATCTAAG GCCAGAGCACCTGGAGAGACAGGGTTGCGTGGAGTTATCAGGGGATCTGGGATTCTGTGTTTTTGTGGTGCTTGTGGAGGAAATGAA GTGGTTACGCCTGGTTTATTTGAGTTGCATGCTGGCAGTGCAAATAAACGTCCACCAGAGTATATTTACTTGGAGAATGGGAATACACTTCGTGATGTGATGAATGCTTGCAAGGACGCATCATTGGAGACTCTGGATGAAGCCCTTCGGCTTTCCATCGGTTGTTCATCTTTGCAGAAATCAGCTTTCTGTGTTAACTGCAGAG GGTCATTTGCTGAGGCTGATGCTGGAAAATCAATGGTAGTATGTAGTCAATGCATCCGATTGAAAGATTCTCAAGCCATCTTATCAGTGACAATAGATCCAGACAAAGG AATGCCAAAACCACCTTCTGTTCCTAAGTCCGCTGACAGTGTGTCAAAGTCTAGCACATCAAGAAGCAAGAGTCAGGGGAGACTTACAACAAA GGATTTGCGGATGCATAAGTTGGTTTTTGAAGAAGATGTCTTGCCGGATGGAACTGAAGTTGCTTATTATTCTCGAGGACAG AAATTGCTGGTTGGATACAAGAAGGGGTTTTGTATATTTTGTTCTTGCTGCAATTCTGAg GTCAGTCCCTCCCAATTTGAAGCCCATGCTGGTTGGGCATCACGTCGAAAACC TTACCTGCACATTTACACATCTAATGGGGTATCTCTTCATGAATTGGCAATATCACTATCCAAAATTCGGAAATTTCCCACACATGAAAATGATGACCTGTGCCAAATTTGTCGAGATGGTGGGAATCTTTTGTGTTGTGATATATGTCCAAGGGCCTATCATAGAG AATGTCTTTCTATACGGGAAATTCCAGATGGTAAATGGTATTGCAAATTTTGCTTGAATAACTTCCAGAAAGAAAAGTTTGTGGAGCGTAATGCCAATGCAATAGCTGCAGGAAGAGTTGCAGGAGTTGATCCAATAGAACAGATAACAAAGCGATGCATTCGTATTGTGAAGACACTTGAATCTGAATTTGGTGGATGTGTTTTATGCAG GGCCCATGATTTTGATAAGTCATTTGGTCCTCGTACTGTTCTACTTTGTGATCAG TGTGAGAGGGAGTTCCATGTCGGTTGTTTAAAGGACCACAACATGGAGGATCTAAAG GAGTTGCCTAAAGGGAATTGGTTCTGTTGCACAGACTGCAACAGGATTCATTCAGCTTTGGAGAAATTGGTTGCTCGTGGAGAAGAGAGGCTTCCAGATTCTTGTTTAAATGTCATAAAAAAGAAGTCTGAGGAAAACATTTTAGAGAATGGCAACAGCATTGATGTGAGATGGAGGCTACTTAATGGGAAAATAGATCCTTTTGGTGACACTGAAGCATTACTATCTGAAGCCCTTGCTATTTTCCAT GAGCAATTTGATCCTATTCTTGTGTCCGGAACTTCTGCCAAAGCTGATTGTGACCTCATCCCATCAATGGTTTTTGG AAATAGCGTCAAAGGACAGGAACTGGGTGGCATGTACTGTGCAGTATTGCTTGTCAA CCAAGTAGTTGTGTCATCAGCAATCATTAGGTTTTTTGGCCAGGAATTGGCAGAACTTCCTCTAGTTGCAACTAGTAGCAAAGTCCAAGGACAG GGTTATTTTCAAGCCTTATTTACTTGTTTAGAGAAACTACTTGGGTTTCTCAATGTAAAGAACCTTGTACTTCCTGCAGCCGAGGAAGCTGAATCTATTTGGACAAACAAATTTGGTTTCAGCAAGTTAACCCCAGAAGAG TTTCTGAAATTTAGGAAGAATTATCAAATGATGGTGTTTCAAGGGACATCAATGCTGCAGAAGCTCGTCCCCAAGTGCCGGATTGTCGGTCGACCGGAAGGTGGCTGA
- the LOC110626469 gene encoding uncharacterized protein LOC110626469 isoform X4, translating to MANGTEAKDMLVAKVRPGLKREFEFAFRAHSEISGSLGRTRARRAEAGGSPVNGTVERSNNKKRLNANGSKEAKKVEMARDLGEKVVDGGDAAEAMREEEAKSDVVELGSGDEEAKVGLIESVPLTMNVDVELVQEKDNGASSMCAEETQRSNEPEMMVLNEDLQDDYYRNHEYQEKSSGSLLNSMNNEGVEKKNDLDEVMVDGGSKEGDRSDQYEEGTSGSAPVLMDENVKNELGKETMNAISESNNDAEVKETMNAISESNNDAEVRGDMNNVSEEGTSRSSIVSTNGEAGVDDSSPVLVNDSNSKLEAKPFRRFTRSLLKPKTETGKESNSKDGAGGNDAKAMANADDTGSSSAANSYSLVKMWRDDASKKFPSKLKDLLDSGILEGLKVKYMRGSKARAPGETGLRGVIRGSGILCFCGACGGNEVVTPGLFELHAGSANKRPPEYIYLENGNTLRDVMNACKDASLETLDEALRLSIGCSSLQKSAFCVNCRGSFAEADAGKSMVVCSQCIRLKDSQAILSVTIDPDKGMPKPPSVPKSADSVSKSSTSRSKSQGRLTTKDLRMHKLVFEEDVLPDGTEVAYYSRGQKLLVGYKKGFCIFCSCCNSEVSPSQFEAHAGWASRRKPYLHIYTSNGVSLHELAISLSKIRKFPTHENDDLCQICRDGGNLLCCDICPRAYHRECLSIREIPDGKWYCKFCLNNFQKEKFVERNANAIAAGRVAGVDPIEQITKRCIRIVKTLESEFGGCVLCRAHDFDKSFGPRTVLLCDQELPKGNWFCCTDCNRIHSALEKLVARGEERLPDSCLNVIKKKSEENILENGNSIDVRWRLLNGKIDPFGDTEALLSEALAIFHEQFDPILVSGTSAKADCDLIPSMVFGNSVKGQELGGMYCAVLLVNQVVVSSAIIRFFGQELAELPLVATSSKVQGQGYFQALFTCLEKLLGFLNVKNLVLPAAEEAESIWTNKFGFSKLTPEEFLKFRKNYQMMVFQGTSMLQKLVPKCRIVGRPEGG from the exons ATGGCAAACGGAACGGAGGCTAAGGATATGCTGGTGGCGAAGGTCCGACCAGGTTTAAAACGCGAGTTCGAGTTTGCGTTCAGGGCTCACTCAGAGATTTCTGGGTCTTTGGGTCGGACCCGGGCTAGGCGGGCTGAGGCCGGAGGCTCCCCAGTGAATGGAACTGTAGAGAGatctaataataaaaagagaTTGAATGCCAATGGCTCAAAGGAGGCCAAGAAAGTTGAAATGGCCAGGGATTTGGGGGAGAAAGTGGTGGATGGTGGAGATGCAGCGGAGGCTATGAGGGAAGAAGAGGCGAAAAGTGATGTGGTAGAATTGGGGAGTGGAGATGAAGAGGCAAAGGTTGGCTTGATTGAATCAGTTCCTCTTACAATGAATGTAGATGTAGAACTAGTGCAAGAGAAAGATAATGGAGCCTCTTCAATGTGTGCAGAGGAGACACAGAGGAGTAATGAACCTGAAATGATGGTGTTGAATGAGGATTTGCAGGACGATTACTATAGGAACCATGAATATCAGGAAAAGTCTAGTGGTTCGCTGCTAAATTCCATGAATAACGAGGGTGTAGAGAAAAAGAATGATTTAGATGAGGTTATGGTGGATGGAGGATCCAAAGAAGGTGATAGGAGTGATCAATATGAGGAAGGAACTAGTGGGTCAGCGCCAGTTTTAATGGACGAGAATGTAAAGAACGAATTGGGAAAGGAGACAATGAATGCAATTTCAGAAAGTAACAATGATGCTGAAGTAAAGGAGACAATGAATGCAATTTCAGAAAGTAACAATGATGCTGAAGTGAGGGGTGATATGAACAATGTATCTGAAGAGGGGACTAGCAGGTCGTCCATAGTTTCTACTAATGGGGAAGCAGGTGTTGATGATTCATCGCCAGTTTTGGTTAATGATAGTAATAGTAAGCTGGAGGCGAAGCCTTTTAGGAGGTTTACCAGGTCTTTGCTGAAGCCAAAGACAGAGACAGGGAAAGAATCCAATTCTAAAGATGGTGCTGGAGGGAATGACGCCAAAGCAATGGCAAATGCTGATGATACTGGTAGTTCCTCGGCTGCTAATTCATATTCACTGGTGAAGATGTGGAGAGATGATGCATCAAAGAAGTTCCCATCAAAGTTGAAGGATCTTCTTGATTCGGGTATATTAGAGGGATTAAAGGTGAAGTATATGAGGGGATCTAAG GCCAGAGCACCTGGAGAGACAGGGTTGCGTGGAGTTATCAGGGGATCTGGGATTCTGTGTTTTTGTGGTGCTTGTGGAGGAAATGAA GTGGTTACGCCTGGTTTATTTGAGTTGCATGCTGGCAGTGCAAATAAACGTCCACCAGAGTATATTTACTTGGAGAATGGGAATACACTTCGTGATGTGATGAATGCTTGCAAGGACGCATCATTGGAGACTCTGGATGAAGCCCTTCGGCTTTCCATCGGTTGTTCATCTTTGCAGAAATCAGCTTTCTGTGTTAACTGCAGAG GGTCATTTGCTGAGGCTGATGCTGGAAAATCAATGGTAGTATGTAGTCAATGCATCCGATTGAAAGATTCTCAAGCCATCTTATCAGTGACAATAGATCCAGACAAAGG AATGCCAAAACCACCTTCTGTTCCTAAGTCCGCTGACAGTGTGTCAAAGTCTAGCACATCAAGAAGCAAGAGTCAGGGGAGACTTACAACAAA GGATTTGCGGATGCATAAGTTGGTTTTTGAAGAAGATGTCTTGCCGGATGGAACTGAAGTTGCTTATTATTCTCGAGGACAG AAATTGCTGGTTGGATACAAGAAGGGGTTTTGTATATTTTGTTCTTGCTGCAATTCTGAg GTCAGTCCCTCCCAATTTGAAGCCCATGCTGGTTGGGCATCACGTCGAAAACC TTACCTGCACATTTACACATCTAATGGGGTATCTCTTCATGAATTGGCAATATCACTATCCAAAATTCGGAAATTTCCCACACATGAAAATGATGACCTGTGCCAAATTTGTCGAGATGGTGGGAATCTTTTGTGTTGTGATATATGTCCAAGGGCCTATCATAGAG AATGTCTTTCTATACGGGAAATTCCAGATGGTAAATGGTATTGCAAATTTTGCTTGAATAACTTCCAGAAAGAAAAGTTTGTGGAGCGTAATGCCAATGCAATAGCTGCAGGAAGAGTTGCAGGAGTTGATCCAATAGAACAGATAACAAAGCGATGCATTCGTATTGTGAAGACACTTGAATCTGAATTTGGTGGATGTGTTTTATGCAG GGCCCATGATTTTGATAAGTCATTTGGTCCTCGTACTGTTCTACTTTGTGATCAG GAGTTGCCTAAAGGGAATTGGTTCTGTTGCACAGACTGCAACAGGATTCATTCAGCTTTGGAGAAATTGGTTGCTCGTGGAGAAGAGAGGCTTCCAGATTCTTGTTTAAATGTCATAAAAAAGAAGTCTGAGGAAAACATTTTAGAGAATGGCAACAGCATTGATGTGAGATGGAGGCTACTTAATGGGAAAATAGATCCTTTTGGTGACACTGAAGCATTACTATCTGAAGCCCTTGCTATTTTCCAT GAGCAATTTGATCCTATTCTTGTGTCCGGAACTTCTGCCAAAGCTGATTGTGACCTCATCCCATCAATGGTTTTTGG AAATAGCGTCAAAGGACAGGAACTGGGTGGCATGTACTGTGCAGTATTGCTTGTCAA CCAAGTAGTTGTGTCATCAGCAATCATTAGGTTTTTTGGCCAGGAATTGGCAGAACTTCCTCTAGTTGCAACTAGTAGCAAAGTCCAAGGACAG GGTTATTTTCAAGCCTTATTTACTTGTTTAGAGAAACTACTTGGGTTTCTCAATGTAAAGAACCTTGTACTTCCTGCAGCCGAGGAAGCTGAATCTATTTGGACAAACAAATTTGGTTTCAGCAAGTTAACCCCAGAAGAG TTTCTGAAATTTAGGAAGAATTATCAAATGATGGTGTTTCAAGGGACATCAATGCTGCAGAAGCTCGTCCCCAAGTGCCGGATTGTCGGTCGACCGGAAGGTGGCTGA